Genomic window (Paenibacillus sp. PK3_47):
GACCTTGCCCCGCTTGCGCAGCCGCGGGGGCCGGCACTTGCCCCGCCTGCGCAGCCGGCGGGGCCGCCCCGAGCTGCGGCAGCGTGCCGCGCAGCTCGGTGAGCACGCCCTGCAGCTTCGCCAGCAGGGCGGTTCCTCTGCCGGCGTCACCTGCCGCCGGCTCAGATGCTGCTGCTCCTGCAGACGCAGCAGCATCCCCGCCAGCCTGCGCCGCCCCATTCTGCGGCGCAGTGCCCGCGGCCGGGGTTCTTGGAGCTGCATTCAGCTCAGCATTCCCCGCCTTGGGAAGAGCTGTAGCCGCAGGAGTCTCGCCCTCCGGTGCTGCCGGCACAGCGGGCGCAGCTCCCGCTTTAGCGGCGGCCTCAACACCAGACTCAGCTTCTGCTGGATTCACCTGCGGTACTGCCGTCCCTCCGGCAGGCTGCCCAGCTTTGCCTGCATTAGCCTGCTGATTACCGGCAGTTAGCGGGATCTGCTTTGCACCCTCTCCCCCATCCTCCGCAGCAGCATTTACAGCAGCAGATTTGCTTGCTGCTGCCGGATCAGCACCCGCTGCTTCACTCTCTGCAGCAACCGCTGGAGCACCGGCATTAGCCGCTGCTGACGTACCTGCCGGGGGCAGCGTTTTGTCCAGTCCGCCAGAACCTGGTGACTGCGGCGCCGTTGTTCCATTTCCGGACGGTTTTGCCTCTGCACTCTCCTGCGCCGCCCACTTTCCCAATTCGGCCTCAAGGTTAAGCAGCAGCTCATGCAGCTTGGGTCCGAACACCGCCTGCTGCAGACCTTTGATACTTTCTGCTGTAACCGGCAGTCCGCGTTTTACCGAGATAACCGCCGCTTCCAGCCATTCGGAAGTCGGCACACCCTGCGGCTTGGCATTTAATACAGCATCCAGCTTTGCTGCGGTCTCCTTCGTTAATGGCAATCCTCCGGACTGCATGGCCTGAATAATTTCTTTTCCCGCCTTGGACTGGGTCAGACCCAGAGACTCCAGCGCTTCGCCCATGCTTTGCGTTGAGAGCATCGCAGCTTCCCCGAGTGACACGGCTTTGAGCACCGGCAATCCGCCTTCTCCGGGAGGCCCTACCTGTAAATTCATGGCCTGGCCCGGCTGAAGCGGTGTTTCCAGCTCTGCCCGAACCGGCATGCCCTGGATTTGTACCACAGCCTCTTTGCCTGAATCAGATACACTGAGGACAACGCCGCGGACGACCTGCCCTTCTTTCAGCTCCATACTTTTAGCTTCGCCCGCTCTGCTGTCTCCCATCAGCCCGCGAAACAATGATCCTATATTCATACCGTTCACCCCTCCCAGAGCAATATTGTCTTCTTATTATATCGACATAAATGAGTTTTTTATGAAAGGCTCCGGAAGCATTGCCAGGAAAACTTACCACGGGTCTGATTATTAATCGAATGCTCTAATTTAACTACAATTATTTTGAATATCAGGGCTGCAGCAAAGTTTGCTTCGTAAAAAATTGCGACCATACGCAGCTGGATTTCCTCCAGCTAATTTGATCTTTTTTCATCATTTATGGGCTTTAGCTGGAAATTTTCCAGCTATTCTGGCGGATAACAGTCTTTGGAGGCTCATTCAGTACTTTTAAGCGGAGTTTTTCCCGCTATTTTTCAAATACCCGTATTCCCCTTAGCATTAGATGGAGAATTTCCACTGAGGTTGATCCTTACCGCCCCAGTAGATATTTTTCCATAACAGGGATAATCAACAGGGCTTATTTTCCTCCAACTATCCTATTCCTTTTCCTTCATTATATTATCTATCACCGAGAATCCCGCTTGGCTCGAGCTGAACGCGCACCCAACCGGACCGGAACTCTATATACTTAAAATAACGTCTGCTGCTCCGCCAGAATTCTGCCGATAAAGCTGCGCCGGTGCATAGGAGTAGGGCCCAAAGCCACAATCTGTTCGCGGTGAAGCTTGGTCGCGTAGCCTTTATGTATCTTAATCCCGTAATCCGGGTATAATTCTTCCCACAAGCCTTCGCATAGCCTGTCGCGCGTCACCTTCGCCACAATCGATGCCGCAGCGATGGACTGGCTGTTTGCATCCCCTTTGATGATCGCACGCTGGGGCAGCTGCAGATCTACTTTTTCTGCATCCACGAGCATATAATCCGGCGTTTCTGAAAGACCCTCCACCGCTTTTTTCATGGCCAGCCGCGATGCCTGTTTAATGTTAATTTCATCAATAACAGCCGAATCCACATGGCCGACACCCACAGCCAGCGCCTGCTCCATAATGATTTCAAACAGAGTATCCCGCTTCTTGGCAGTCAGCTTCTTGGAATCGTCAACACCATCTATAATAAGTCCTTCCGGCAGGATTACCGCCGCGGCGACAACATCACCGAACAGACAGCCTCTTCCAACCTCGTCTACACCGGCAATCCGGTTAAAGGACTGCCCCCAGGCCTCTTTTTCATACAACAACATGTCCGTAATCTCCACTGCTAATCCACCGCCACTTTAAAATTAACCGTTCTCTACATGCCAGCTTATCACATCAGCTCTTTAAGCGTAATCCATCTTTATGCCTTATATCCGTTGCATATCAGAATTATAAACAGCAAAAAAGCCATCCAGCAATGGATGGCTCTTCCATACCAATTTCATGTTACGGCGTTTCCAGCGTAAAAGGCCCCAGCTTGCCTGCCCGCAGTTCATGCAGCAGGGTCCGGGATGCTTTCTCGAGATCTACCCGGCCGCCGCTGATCAGACAGCCGCGCTTGCGCCCTACCGCTTCCATCACAGCTACGATTTCATCCGGGTTCTCAATATCCTCCGGCAGCTTCTCTATGCCAAAACGCTCCTGAAATCTGTGGCCGTAATCTTTGATCAGATACTTTACCGCATAAAAAGCGATATCCTCAATATTCAGGATCTCTTCCTTGATCGCACCTGTCACTGCCAGCCGGTAGCCTACTTCCTGGTCTTCGAATTTCGGCCAGAGAATCCCCGGCGTATCCAGAAGCTCCAAATTACCGCCTGTCTTGATCCACTGCTGGCCCTTCGTTACACCCGGTCGGTCACCGGTCAAAGCAATGCTCCGCCCTGCCATCTTGTTGATCAGCGTGGACTTGCCGACATTCGGAATGCCCACGATCAGCGCCCGGCTCGCGCGGGGATTGATCCCCTTGGCAATCTGACGGTCGATCTTATCTTTGAGCAGCAGCTTTACCTGTTCAGGGATTTCCTTAACCCCTGTTCCGGTTGTTGCGTCTACAGGATAAGCAACATGCCCTTCTGCCTTGAAATAGGCCAGCCATTTACGGGTTGCTTCAGGATCAGCCAGATCACTTTTATTCAGAATAATCAGTCTTGGCTTATCCCGCAAAATATCGTCAATCATCGGATTGCGGCTGGAAAGCGGCAGACGGGAATCGAGCAGTTCGATCACAACATCAATCAGCTTCAGCTTATCCTCGATTTGCCGTCTAGCCTTCGTCATATGACCGGGAAACCATTGAATGGCCATTGCCGTCACCTCCTTTGACTTCTGTCAGCTTAATGATTAATTATAGTAATATCCTGAATCGGCCAGAAAATCAGATCTGCACGTCCGACAATATCTTCCAGCGGCACATAGCCGATCATCCGGCTGTCTGTACTGTCCGAACGGTTGTCTCCCATTGCGAATACATGTCCCTCAGGAACCGTGCCGTCAGGAAATTCTTCATTCGGGAAATCCTTATTATTGTACAAAGCGTTATTGGCATGCGCCTGATCAATAGCTTCCTTCAGATAAGGCTCCTCAATCGGTTCGCCGTTAACCGTAACAACGTCCCCTTCAACCTTAACCGTATCACCAGCCACGGCAATTACACGTTTGATAAAATCACGGCCTTCTGAGGGCACATGGAATACGATAACTTCTCCACGCTGAGGTGAACGGATATCATATAGTATTTCATTTACAATTACGCGTTCCCCGGTATGGAAATTCGGCTGCATGGACGGTCCGTCAACGATAAACGGCTTAAACAAAAGCCAGCGTATCAGGAATACCAGCACCAGTGCGATAGCTATCGCCTTAACCCATTCCAGTATTTCGTTTTTTTGTTTTTTAGGGTTCTGGCCGTTCGACTCTATGGTCTCCCCTTGTCCCTGTGGCAAATCCTGCTGCATACTTCACCTTCCTCTCTTTATGCTACCTTCAATATACAACAAAAAAACTCCTGCCAAAAACTCCTCCACGAATACTCCTTCAGGAGGCCTTTTCGGAGAAGCTGATCCTAAGGCATATATTTACAAGTTTATTGTGTTCATAAGAAGAAAAGGCACCCTTAAGAATAAATGAAAGGGGCTTGAACTCAAGCCCCTTCCCTTTGTCACTATTCTAGCGACGGATTTCTTTAATTCTTGCAGCTTTACCGCGCAGTTCACGAAGATAGTAGAGCTTCGCACGACGAACTTTACCACGACGAGCCACTTCAATTTTCTCGAGCTTAGGCGAGTTGATTGGGAAAGTTCTTTCCACACCAACACCGTAAGAGATTTTACGAACTGTAAAAGTCTCACTGATTCCACCGCCGCGGCGTTTGATTACAACGCCTTCGAACAACTGGATCCGTTCACGAGTTCCTTCGATAACTTTTACGTGCACCTTCAAAGTATCACCTGGACGAAAACTAGGGATATCTTTACGAAGTTGCTCTTGCGTAATTGCTTGTAGGATATTCATTTAGGACTTCCTCCTTCCGTACAGGTGTTCATGCCTCTTCCGGAGAGACCTTCGCTCTCCCTCATTATCCGCAGAGGACCACCGTATTCCACACAACAGAAATAATAATAGCATAAAAATAATGCCTATACAAGCTATTTTCCTCAGAAAATAAGATTTGCATAGACATTTTTATCAACTAAATAGGTTAAAGCGGCATCATATCCCGTTTCTTGGCCTTGACCTTGCAATCCCGGCATAATCCGACGACACTTCCGTCATCCTGGGCATAAAAAATCAGCTTTCCGTTCTTCTTCCTGCAGGAGGAACACAGCTGCTCCCCGGAATTCTGCCTGGCCTGCCGGTGTCTATCCATAGAGATGACATTGCTTGCAGTGCCGCTCTTTGGAGCGGCCGGCCTATTCTTCCGGCGGCGGAGCCCTGTATAAAGGGCTATAGTGACTATCAACACAACCAGGACCGCTGCATATTGCATTTGGCTCATCCGCTCCCTTGACTTATTCCTGTCAAAATCGTTAACAAACCGCCGTCTTGTTACCGGTTACTTTATTTCCAGCCTATTTTAACATAATTTTTTTTGAATTACAGCCATGAGACCATACTGGACTATAGTCCAGCACATCAACCCGCCCCGAGCCTGTTATTCAATTATTTACCATAACCTATACTATTAATAACCATACATACGCATAAATGCATACGCAAACAAACATTAATTTGGAGGGATTTGAAGAAATGAGAAAAAACAATCATACAGCAGCCATTGCGGCGGCAGCCGTTTTATCCCTGGTCCTGCTGGCCGGCTGCAGGGAACTTCCGGGCAAGGAAGCTGCCAATCATCAGCTGGAGCAGAGCTTTTCAGGAGAATCCGGGCAAGAATTGAATGAGGCCGGACAGGAGACCGGCGGATCTGCTTCAGACCTCGGTTCAGATATTGAAGCTGCTGTGGCAGGTATCGGCGAAGGAATCGGCAATGGTATCAGCAAAGCGATGGATAGTGTGGGGTATGCTGTACAGAACACTGCTGAGTTTGTAAGTGATGAGATTAAAGCAGATGGCATCAGCACAGAGTTTTCTGCCTCCGCAGAAGCCGGCTCAGCCTCCGTCCTTGTTTTGGATAACGCAGTAGGGCAGATCGAAGTCGTTCCTAGCGACAGCGACCAGGTGCATGTAACAGCAACAGTCATTTCTAATAAATCCAGAGCCAAATTCGCCGCTGAGCTCCCGGATAAGGCCGAAGTATCGGTCAAGGCAAGCGGTGATAAGCTTACGGTATCCACCCACGCCAAGGAGAAGCCCGCAAAGGATCTGTGGTCCTGGGCACAAAAGGAATACGGAGCCTCTGATTTTACGATTGATTATGTAATTGAAATCCCTTCAAGTATTGGGCAATATGAGATCAATAATAATGTGGGAACTATTCAGCTGTACGGCCTGCAGGGCAATTTCCATATTGTCAGCGATGTCGGGGAGATTGTTTTGAATGATGTTGAAATTGCCGGCAAGTCCACTGTTCAATCAGACACCGGGAGCATCAGCCTGGATATCCGCGATATGCAGAAGGGCAGCAGTCTTAAGGCGAGCAGTAACATAGGCACTGTATCAGCCGATCTGGCAGCTAA
Coding sequences:
- a CDS encoding ribonuclease HII, with product MLLYEKEAWGQSFNRIAGVDEVGRGCLFGDVVAAAVILPEGLIIDGVDDSKKLTAKKRDTLFEIIMEQALAVGVGHVDSAVIDEINIKQASRLAMKKAVEGLSETPDYMLVDAEKVDLQLPQRAIIKGDANSQSIAAASIVAKVTRDRLCEGLWEELYPDYGIKIHKGYATKLHREQIVALGPTPMHRRSFIGRILAEQQTLF
- the ylqF gene encoding ribosome biogenesis GTPase YlqF, with protein sequence MAIQWFPGHMTKARRQIEDKLKLIDVVIELLDSRLPLSSRNPMIDDILRDKPRLIILNKSDLADPEATRKWLAYFKAEGHVAYPVDATTGTGVKEIPEQVKLLLKDKIDRQIAKGINPRASRALIVGIPNVGKSTLINKMAGRSIALTGDRPGVTKGQQWIKTGGNLELLDTPGILWPKFEDQEVGYRLAVTGAIKEEILNIEDIAFYAVKYLIKDYGHRFQERFGIEKLPEDIENPDEIVAVMEAVGRKRGCLISGGRVDLEKASRTLLHELRAGKLGPFTLETP
- the lepB gene encoding signal peptidase I, translated to MQQDLPQGQGETIESNGQNPKKQKNEILEWVKAIAIALVLVFLIRWLLFKPFIVDGPSMQPNFHTGERVIVNEILYDIRSPQRGEVIVFHVPSEGRDFIKRVIAVAGDTVKVEGDVVTVNGEPIEEPYLKEAIDQAHANNALYNNKDFPNEEFPDGTVPEGHVFAMGDNRSDSTDSRMIGYVPLEDIVGRADLIFWPIQDITIINH
- the rplS gene encoding 50S ribosomal protein L19, with product MNILQAITQEQLRKDIPSFRPGDTLKVHVKVIEGTRERIQLFEGVVIKRRGGGISETFTVRKISYGVGVERTFPINSPKLEKIEVARRGKVRRAKLYYLRELRGKAARIKEIRR
- a CDS encoding DUF4097 domain-containing protein, whose protein sequence is MRKNNHTAAIAAAAVLSLVLLAGCRELPGKEAANHQLEQSFSGESGQELNEAGQETGGSASDLGSDIEAAVAGIGEGIGNGISKAMDSVGYAVQNTAEFVSDEIKADGISTEFSASAEAGSASVLVLDNAVGQIEVVPSDSDQVHVTATVISNKSRAKFAAELPDKAEVSVKASGDKLTVSTHAKEKPAKDLWSWAQKEYGASDFTIDYVIEIPSSIGQYEINNNVGTIQLYGLQGNFHIVSDVGEIVLNDVEIAGKSTVQSDTGSISLDIRDMQKGSSLKASSNIGTVSADLAANLQCTVEAKSDLGEISGTGKGRQDFNGGGPLLSLSTDIGSISVQN